A single Oncorhynchus mykiss isolate Arlee chromosome 22, USDA_OmykA_1.1, whole genome shotgun sequence DNA region contains:
- the LOC110501525 gene encoding G protein-activated inward rectifier potassium channel 1 isoform X2, producing the protein MQTEQFEIVVILEGIVETTGMTCQARTSYTEDEVLWGHRFFPVISLEEGFFKVDYSQFHATFEVNTPPYSVKEQEENLLISSPLMAPSLCNSGEGGKNSSMDCLETLEDKESTTTKLPSKLQKMQGGGCGRDGLPMPRKLLRMSSTTSEMIYPGSMGELPMKLQRISSVPGVSDEKQVNKMASKISSDHISQSVADLPPKLLRMQGGGGVGGRMDGHLPPKLRKMNSDRFT; encoded by the exons ATGCAAACAGAGCAGTTTGAAATTGTGGTCATATTGGAAGGAATAGTGGAAACCACTG GGATGACTTGCCAAGCGAGGACTTCTTACACTGAGGACGAGGTTCTATGGGGACATCGTTTCTTCCCAGTCATCTCTCTGGAGGAGGGGTTCTTCAAGGTGGACTACTCCCAGTTCCACGCCACATTTGAGGTCAACACCCCCCCGTACAGCGTGAAGGAGCAGGAGGAAAACCTGCtcatatcctctcctctcatggCCCCGTCCCTGTGCAACAGCGGCGAGGGGGGGAAGAACAGCTCCATGGACTGCCTGGAGACCCTGGAGGACAAGGAGAGCACCACCACCAAGCTGCCATCCAAGCTGCAGAAGATGCAAGGGGGCGGCTGCGGCCGGGACGGACTGCCCATGCCTAGGAAGCTGCTGAGGATGAGCTCCACCACATCGGAGATGATCTACCCCGGGAGCATGGGGGAGCTGCCCATGAAGCTGCAGCGCATCAGCTCCGTCCCCGGCGTCTCCGATGAGAAACAGGTGAACAAGATGGCCTCCAAGATCAGCTCCGATCACATCAGCCAATCCGTGGCAGACTTGCCCCCCAAGCTGCTAAGGATGCAGGGGGGAGGGGGAGTAGGGGGCCGAATGGACGGACACCTTCCCCCGAAACTCAGAAAGATGAATTCTGACCGCTTCACGTAG
- the LOC110501525 gene encoding G protein-activated inward rectifier potassium channel 1 isoform X1, whose product MISSLQNALSTPYFQFRDIAHNIRPITATTTKSCTEIDFILNPSDYFSRGCHRSMSALRKKFGDDYQVVTTSSSGSGFNQPAPEKKKKRQRFVDKNGRCNVQHGNLGGETSRYLSDLFTTLVDLKWRWNLFIFILTYTVAWLFMAFMWWIIAYIRGDLHRTHDDKYTPCVANVYNFPSAFLFFIETEATIGYGYRYITDKCPEGIILFLFQSILGSIVDAFLIGCMFIKMSQPKKRAETLMFSEHAAISMRDGKLTLMFRVGNLRNSHMVSAQIRCKLLKSRQTPEGEFLPLDQLELDVGFSTGADQLFLVSPLTICHVIDTKSPFYELSQRSMQTEQFEIVVILEGIVETTGMTCQARTSYTEDEVLWGHRFFPVISLEEGFFKVDYSQFHATFEVNTPPYSVKEQEENLLISSPLMAPSLCNSGEGGKNSSMDCLETLEDKESTTTKLPSKLQKMQGGGCGRDGLPMPRKLLRMSSTTSEMIYPGSMGELPMKLQRISSVPGVSDEKQVNKMASKISSDHISQSVADLPPKLLRMQGGGGVGGRMDGHLPPKLRKMNSDRFT is encoded by the exons ATGATTAGTTCGTTACAGAACGCACTTTCCACGCCGTATTTCCAATTCCGGGATATTGCCCACAACATAAGGCCAATTACTGCAACTACAACGAAGTCCTGTACAGAAATAGACTTTATATTGAACCCTTCAGATTATTTCTCTCGCGGCTGTCATCGTAGTATGTCTGCACTTCGAAAGAAATTTGGGGACGATTATCAGGTAGTGACCACCTCATCCAGCGGGTCTGGATTCAACCAGCCGgcaccagagaagaagaagaagaggcaaCGCTTTGTGGACAAGAACGGGCGATGTAACGTCCAGCATGGAAATCTGGGTGGTGAAACCAGTAGATACCTTTCCGATTTATTCACTACGCTGGTCGATTTGAAATGGCGCTGGAATTTATTTATCTTCATCCTAACATACACGGTGGCATGGCTCTTCATGGCATTCATGTGGTGGATCATAGCCTACATCAGAGGAGACCTCCATCGAACCCACGATGACAAGTATACGCCATGCGTTGCCAATGTCTACAACTTTCCCTCCGCGTTTTTATTCTTCATAGAAACGGAAGCCACAATAGGATATGGCTATAGGTATATCACGGACAAATGTCCCGAGGGGATCATTCTCTTTCTTTTCCAGTCAATCCTGGGATCAATCGTTGATGCTTTTTTGATTGGCTGCATGTTCATTAAGATGTCCCAGCCCAAAAAAAGGGCAGAGACCTTGATGTTTAGTGAACATGCAGCTATTTCGATGCGAGATGGAAAACTAACTCTCATGTTCAGAGTCGGCAACCTGCGTAATAGCCATATGGTGTCCGCACAGATccgctgcaaattgctgaaa TCTCGTCAGACGCCCGAAGGTGAGTTTCTTCCACTGGATCAGTTGGAATTGGATGTGGGCTTCAGTACCGGGGCGGATCAGCTCTTCCTCGTCTCACCACTCACAATCTGCCATGTGATTGACACTAAAAGTCCATTCTACGAACTCTCCCAGAGATCCATGCAAACAGAGCAGTTTGAAATTGTGGTCATATTGGAAGGAATAGTGGAAACCACTG GGATGACTTGCCAAGCGAGGACTTCTTACACTGAGGACGAGGTTCTATGGGGACATCGTTTCTTCCCAGTCATCTCTCTGGAGGAGGGGTTCTTCAAGGTGGACTACTCCCAGTTCCACGCCACATTTGAGGTCAACACCCCCCCGTACAGCGTGAAGGAGCAGGAGGAAAACCTGCtcatatcctctcctctcatggCCCCGTCCCTGTGCAACAGCGGCGAGGGGGGGAAGAACAGCTCCATGGACTGCCTGGAGACCCTGGAGGACAAGGAGAGCACCACCACCAAGCTGCCATCCAAGCTGCAGAAGATGCAAGGGGGCGGCTGCGGCCGGGACGGACTGCCCATGCCTAGGAAGCTGCTGAGGATGAGCTCCACCACATCGGAGATGATCTACCCCGGGAGCATGGGGGAGCTGCCCATGAAGCTGCAGCGCATCAGCTCCGTCCCCGGCGTCTCCGATGAGAAACAGGTGAACAAGATGGCCTCCAAGATCAGCTCCGATCACATCAGCCAATCCGTGGCAGACTTGCCCCCCAAGCTGCTAAGGATGCAGGGGGGAGGGGGAGTAGGGGGCCGAATGGACGGACACCTTCCCCCGAAACTCAGAAAGATGAATTCTGACCGCTTCACGTAG